The proteins below are encoded in one region of Brachionichthys hirsutus isolate HB-005 chromosome 12, CSIRO-AGI_Bhir_v1, whole genome shotgun sequence:
- the wdr75 gene encoding LOW QUALITY PROTEIN: WD repeat-containing protein 75 (The sequence of the model RefSeq protein was modified relative to this genomic sequence to represent the inferred CDS: inserted 2 bases in 1 codon), whose protein sequence is MVEHGDIRVVHRGGGKLNFRAPVVTHDSRFLLCPSGVCVKVFSTSTEECVHDLRGHTDLVTGVLLKPSNHLQAFSCSLDGTVRLWDFTDGILIKTFVVGHPIYSIYASPKHGGVVFVVASKPGDKRTESFQLVAVHLPQSADQLVEAREFSAVLDDVGSNPATTAFGREGEYIVSAKGQHLEVYFFRKRKPYRFSLKEDNKKGGKNTFTCVACHPKDDCVATGHEDGKIRLWRNLNQAREYTYTTVHWHHNAVASLCFTPEGTNLLSGGIESVLVQWRYNQESQRDFLPRLGAAITHVAVSPDGSLFCASQADNKISIIQSCVKVSAVIQGLVKGQSVQTGLMLDPRSKALVLNGKPGHLQFYSLQRDKLLYNLDIVQQEFVHEAGLQQFEVAKAAFDSSGGWLATVEERSEDGGEPEVNLKLWAFDELTQSFALNTTVSAPHEAQITDVCFCGAADSQAAVLVSTSRDGFFKAWRLAPPAHTGDEGPSWSCEFVGSYHGLAXFSADGSLLAVAFQEVVTVWSPASWELLTTLSQPPKPIRDLCFGRLGCSKYLLGATASDLLCCWNLLSCSLEWSTSMDVSALLADPFSANMAAFSSQAGCTDLFVFKPSEPRPLFSHKAVCSGRVSHAVFAPREEFLESCEESGQWLNRCRLFFLTPGMDLLTFTTKAEEERLMASSKQLMIDDSVAMTPFYLLLGKHREQQRESGDAWSDASAERTALPRGSAAVRELLQTPAQVLPPTSVLCSMFVQSLLVSVTDSSVQNKQAEEEMGSEKEEDSDEETGSGATRSERAPEGGPAAAPPALTQAEGRELRRLKKLDRSWLSGLLDS, encoded by the exons ATGGTTGAACACGGGGATATCCGCGTGGTTCACCGCGGCGGCGGTAAACTCAACTTCAGGGCGCCTGTCGTCACGCACGATTCCCG GTTCCTGCTGTGCCCGTCGGGCGTGTGCGTGAAGGTGTTCAGCACGTCCACGGAGGAGTGCGTCCACGACCTGCGGGGACACACCGACCTGGTGACGGGGGTGCTGCTCAAGCCCTCCAACCACCTGCAG GCCTTCTCTTGCTCGCTGGACGGCACGGTCAGGCTCTGGGACTTCACAGACGGGATCCTGATTAAg ACCTTCGTCGTGGGACATCCCATTTACTCCATCTACGCGTCTCCAAAGCATGGAGGGGTCGTCTTCGTTGTGGCCTCCAAACCCGGGGACAAGAGGACCG AGTCGTTCCAGCTGGTTGCCGTGCACCTGCCGCAGAGCGCCGATCAGCTGGTGGAGGCCCGGGAGTTCTCCGCTGTTCTCGACGACGTCGGCTCAAACCCGGCGACCACGGCCTTCGGCAGAgag GGTGAATATATTGTTTCGGCTAAAGGTCAGCACCTCGAAGTCTATTTCTTCAGGAAGCGGAAGCCGTACAG GTTCTCCCTCAAAGAAGACAACAAGAAAGGAGGCAAGAACACGTTCACCTGCGTCGCCTGTCACCCGAAAGACGACTGCGTCGCCACCGGGCACGAGGATGGAAAGATCCGCCTGTG GAGAAACCTGAACCAGGCGAGGGAGTACACCTACACCACCGTCCACTGGCACCACAACGCCGTCGCCTCGCTGTGCTTCACGCCGGAAG gcaCCAACCTGCTGAGCGGCGGCATCGAGTCGGTTCTCGTCCAGTGGCGTTACAACCAGGAGAGCCAGCGGGACTTCCTGCCCCGCCTGGGAGCCGCCATCACCCACGTGGCCGTCTCGCCCGACGGGTCGCTGTTCTGCGCCTCGCAAGCCGACAACA AGATCTCGATCATCCAGAGCTGCGTGAAGGTGTCGGCGGTCATTCAGGGCCTGGTCAAAG GGCAGAGCGTCCAGACGGGCCTGATGTTGGACCCGCGCAGCAAAGCCCTGGTCCTGAACGGGAAACCGGGTCACCTGCAGTTCTACTCGCTGCAGAGGGACAAGCTGCTCTATAAC CTGGACATCGTGCAGCAGGAGTTCGTCCACGAAGCGGGCCTGCAGCAGTTCGAGGTGGCGAAGGCGGCCTTCGACTCCTCCGGCGGCTGGCTGGCCACCGTGGAGGAGCGGAGCGAGGACGGCGGCGAGCCGGAGGTCAACCTGAAGCTGTGGGCGTTCGACGAGCTGACTCAGAG CTTCGCGCTGAACACGACCGTCTCGGCCCCCCACGAGGCCCAGATCACAGACGTGTGCTTCTGCGGCGCCGCCGACAGCCAGGCCGCCGTGCTGGTCTCCACCAGCAGGGACGGGTTCTTCAAAGCCTGGCGGCTGGCCCCCCCGGCCCACACAGGAG ATGAGGGCCCTTCCTGGTCTTGTGAGTTTGTCGGATCCTATCACGGCCTGGC TTTCTCAGCCGACGGCTCCCTGCTCGCCGTCGCCTTCCAGGAGGTGGTGACGGTGtggagccccgcctcctggGAGCTGCTGACGACGCTGTCCCAGCCGCCCAAGCCCATCAG ggatctCTGTTTTGGGCGACTCGGCTGCTCCAAATATCTTCTGGGCGCCACGGCGAGCgacctgctctgctgctggaacCTCCTCAGCTGCTCAC TGGAGTGGAGCACCTCCATGGACGTCAGCGCGCTATTGGCCGACCCCTTCTCTGCCAACATGGCGGCCTTCTCCTCCCAGGCCGGTTGCACCGACT TGTTCGTGTTCAAACCCAGCGAACCCCGGCCGCTGTTTTCCCATAAGGCCGTGTGTTCGGGGCGGGTCAGCCACGCCGTCTTCGCGCCGAGGGAGGAGTTTCTGGAGAGCTGCGAGGAGAGCGGCCAGTGGCTCAACCGCTGCCGGCTCTTCTTCCTGACTCCCGGCATG GACCTCCTGACGTTCACCACCAAGGCGGAGGAGGAAAGACTGATGGCGTCCAGCAAACAG ctCATGATCGACGACAGCGTTGCCATGACGCCGTTCTACCTGTTGCTGGGGAAACACCGCGAACAGCAGCGCGAAAGCGGGGACGCGTGGAGCGACGCGTCGGCCGAGAGGACGGCTCTTCCTCGGGGCTCGGCTGCCGTCAGAGAG CTCCTGCAGACTCCGGCCCAGGTGCTGCCCCCCACCTCCGTCCTCTGCTCCATGTTTGTGCAGTCCCTCCTCGTCTCCGTCACAGACTCCAG CGTCCAAAATAAACAGGCGGAGGAGGAAATGGGTAGCGAGAAAGAGGAAGATTCCGACGAGGAAACGGGATCCGGCGCCACGAGATCGGAGCGGGCGCCAGAGGGCGGGCCGGCGGCGGCCCCCCCGGCTCTGACTCAAGCTGAGGGTCGGGAGCTGAGGCGGCTGAAGAAGCTGGACCGCAGCTGGCTGTCGGGCCTGCTGGACTCCTGA
- the slc40a1 gene encoding solute carrier family 40 member 1, producing the protein MDNSGRKKTCCECIKDFFTSAKFLIYMGHALSTWGDRMWNFAVAVFLVELYGNSLLLSAVYGLVVAGSVLLLGALIGDWVDRNPRLKVAQTSLLVQNSCVIACGVLLMAVFQFHEQLVTLHNGWILTACYILVITIANIANLASTATAITIQRDWVVVVAGQDSNTLADMNATVRIIDQLTNILAPMLVGQIMAFGSHFVGCGFISGWNLCSMCLEYALLWKVYQKTPALAVKAGQKEQQQELKQLATPRDSENNRSPEESSQPLMIEAAAAAASEPPKPPGCCYQVTEPLRTLRAGWVSYYNQNIFLAGMSLAFLYMTVLGFDCITTGYAYTQGLNGSVLSLLMGASAVAGICGTVAFTWVRKKCGLIRTGFISGATQLSCLMLCVSSVFAPGSPFDLGVSPFRDLFAHLIPQETLPEADGSLPGVGAALNATAAPVEELLPASYVSVSLLFAGVIAARVGLWSFDLTVTQLIQENVMESERGVINGVQNSMNYLLDLLHFIMVILAPNPEAFGLLVIISVSFVAMGHVMYFVFAFKNLGSRLFLCCSPERKAEPAGGPPPPTAV; encoded by the exons atggaTAATTCCGGACGTAAGAAGACCTGCTGCg AATGCATCAAAGACTTCTTCACCTCTGCCAAGTTCCTGATCTACATGGGCCATGCCCTGTCGACGTGG gGGGACCGAATGTGGAACTTCGCCGTGGCCGTCTTCCTGGTGGAGCTGTACGGAAACAGCCTGCTGCTCTCGGCCGTTTACGGGCTGGTGGTGGCCGGCTCGGTGCTCTTACTGGGCGCCCTCATCGGGGACTGGGTGGACCGGAACCCTCGGCTCAAAG TGGCCCAGACCTCGCTGCTGGTCCAGAACAGTTGCGTCATCGCGTGCGGGGTCCTCCTGATGGCCGTTTTCCAGTTCCACGAGCAGCTTGTGACGCTTCACAACGGATGGATCCTG aCCGCCTGCTACATCCTGGTCATCACCATCGCCAACATCGCCAACCTGGCCAGCACGGCGACCGCCATCACCATCCAGAGGGactgggtggtggtggtggcgggtCAGGACAGCAACACGTTGGCAG ACATGAACGCCACGGTGCGCATCATCGACCAGCTGACCAACATCCTGGCGCCCATGCTGGTGGGTCAGATCATGGCGTTCGGCTCCCACTTCGTCGGCTGCGGCTTCATCTCCGGCTGGAACTTGTGCTCCATGTGTCTGGAGTACGCCCTCCTGTGGAAGGTGTACCAGAAAACGCCGGCGTTGGCCGTGAAGGCCGGCcagaaggagcagcagcaggagctgaagCAGCTCGCCACGCCGAGAG ACTCGGAGAACAACCGGAGTCCCGAGGAGTCGTCCCAGCCGCTGATGAttgaagccgccgccgccgcggcgtcCGAGCCGCCCAAGCCGCCCGGCTGCTGCTACCAGGTGACCGAACCGCTCCGCACCCTGCGGGCCGGCTGGGTGTCCTACTACAACCAGAACATCTTCCTCGCCGGCATGTCCCTGGCCTTCCTCTACATGACGGTGCTGGGCTTCGACTGCATCACCACGGGCTACGCCTACACGCAGGGCCTCAACGGCTCGGTGCTCAGCCTGCTGATGGGGGCCTCCGCCGTGGCGGGGATCTGCGGCACCGTCGCCTTCACCTGGGTGCGCAAGAAGTGCGGCCTGATCCGGACCGGCTTCATTTCGGGCGCGACCCAGCTGTCCTGCCTCATGCTGTGCGTCTCCTCGGTCTTCGCTCCCGGGAGCCCCTTCGACCTCGGCGTCTCGCCCTTCCGGGACCTTTTCGCCCACCTGATTCCCCAGGAGACGCTGCCCGAGGCCGACGGCAGCCTCCCCGGGGTCGGCGCCGCTCTGAACGCCACCGCGGCGCCGGTCGAAGAGCTGCTCCCCGCGTCCTACGTGTCCGTTAGCCTGCTGTTTGCCGGGGTCATCGCCGCCCGGGTCG gcctGTGGTCCTTCGACCTGACCGTGACCCAGCTCATCCAGGAGAACGTGATGGAGTCCGAGCGAGGCGTGATCAACGGCGTCCAGAACTCCATGAACTACCTCCTGGACCTGCTGCACTTCATCATGGTGATCCTGGCGCCGAACCCGGAGGCCTTCGGGCTGCTGGTCATCATCTCCGTCTCCTTCGTGGCCATGGGTCACGTCATGTACTTCGTTTTCGCCTTCAAGAACCTGGGAAGCCGacttttcctctgctgctcgcCGGAGCGGAAGGCGGAGCCGGCGGGCGGGCCGCCGCCCCCGACCGCCGTCTAA
- the asdurf gene encoding ASNSD1 upstream open reading frame protein, translating into MSSSNNLEGQSSLKEELTEKLKEQKVVVDELSNLKKGRKVYIQQRNSNIFFLADRSRTLGSYKKELDDMKRLLQDV; encoded by the exons ATGTCTTCGAGCAACAATCTGGAAGGACAGTCTTCCCTGAAGGAGGAACTTACCGAAAAG CTAAAGGAGCAGAAGGTTGTTGTGGACGAGCTCTCCAATCTGAAGAAAGGCAGG AAAGTCTACATCCAGCAGAGGAACAGTAACATCTTCTTCCTGGCAGACAGAAGTCGGACACTTGGTTCGTACAAAA AGGAGCTGGACGACATGAAGCGGCTCCTGCAGGACGTTTAA
- the asnsd1 gene encoding asparagine synthetase domain-containing protein 1, with protein sequence MCGIFCLLTPSASRFEPDQTIQEHLQRRGPDVSRSLAVSGSGFRCLFSAHVLHMRGPLTPQPLRDDAGNVLEWNGEIFGGLPVAPEENDAAVLSRRLSSRGGPSEILSVLSAVRGPWAFVYYQKDGDYLWFGRDYFGRRSLLWRFDAEVAALTLTSVAGRSSGDGRSAWQEVPAVGVYRIDLKAFAEAGSATFEMFPWARGGADPFPGGAGIVPDGCTAVMNQSGLALASPVCPLNTSIPNALNEAEDHSTSDQRVENLEALPAGRRRTEEVSRLVGVLSEAVRRRVRSLPFGEREDSPPSDGRASVAVLFSGGLDSMVLAALADRHVPAGQEIDLLNVAFKLPEPKKQNESERKRGKEPAAASQARGPFDVPDRVTGKAGLRELLELNPERRWNFVEINVTREELQRGREERVRHLLQPLDTVLDDSIGCAVWFAAGGAGFVAGGGDLKPFASSAKVILTGIGADEQLAGYARHRVRFQASGHEGLIRELAMELGRISSRNLGRDDRAIGDHGKEARFPFLDEDVVSYLNSLPVWEKADLSLPRGVGEKLLLRLTARRLGLGQSAALPKRAMQFGSRIAKMEDRREKASDKCARLVAR encoded by the exons ATGTGTGGCATCTTCTGCCTGCTGACTCCGTCGGCGTCTCGCTTTGAGCCGGACCAAACCATTCAGGAACATCTGCAGAGGAGGGGACCCGACGTCAGCCGGAGCCTCGCGGTGAGCGGTTCCGGCTTCCGCTGTTTGTTCTCCGCCCACGTTCTTCACATGCGGGGTCCCCTCACTCCTCAACCGCTCCGAGACGACGCCGGGAACGTCCTGGAGTGGAACGGGGAGATTTTCGGAGGTCTCCCGGTGGCGCCGGAGGAAAACGACGCGGCTGTTCTCTCTCGCCGGCTGTCGTCCCGCGGCGGCCCTTCGGAGATTCTGTCCGTTCTGTCCGCCGTAAGGGGACCGTGGGCTTTCGTCTACTACCAGAAGGATGGCGATTACCTCTGGTTCGGGAGAGACTACTTCGGGAGGCGGAGTTTGCTGTGGAGGTTCGATGCGGAGGTCGCCGCCTTGACCCTGACCTCCGTGGCAGGCCGCAGCTCTGGAGATGGCCGTTCCGCTTGGCAGGAAGTCCCAGCGGTCGGCGTGTACAGGATCGACCTGAAGGCATTTGCAGAAGCCGGATCTGCCACGTTTGAGATGTTCCCTTGGGCTCGCGGTGGCGCCGACCCTTTCCCGGGCGGCGCCGGTATCGTTCCGGACGGCTGCACGGCGGTGATGAACCAGTCGGGCCTCGCCCTCGCCTCGCCCGTCTGCCCTCTGAACACGTCCATCCCAAACGCGCTGAATGAGGCGGAAGATCATTCAACTTCAGATCAACGCGTGGAAAACCTGGAGGCGTTGCCCGCAGGCAGGCGGAGAACCGAGGAGGTGAGCCGACTCGTCGGCGTTCTCAGCGAGGCGGTGAGGCGACGGGTTCGCTCGCTTCCTTTCGGGGAACGCGAGGATTCGCCCCCCTCCGATGGCCGGGCGAGCGTCGCCGTGCTTTTCTCGGGAGGTCTCGATTCGATGGTCTTGGCCGCCTTAGCCGACCGTCACGTCCCCGCCGGTCAAGAAATAGATCTGCTCAACGTGGCGTTCAAGCTCCCGGAGCCGAAGAAGCAGAACGAGTCCGAGAGGAAACGCGGAAAGGAGCCCGCGGCCGCTTCCCAGGCGCGCGGCCCGTTCGACGTTCCCGACAGGGTGACCGGGAAAGCCGGCCtgagggagctgctggagctgaatCCCGAGCGGCGGTGGAACTTCGTTGAGATCAACGTGACgcgggaggagctgcagagaggGCGCGAGGAGCGCGTCCGCCATTTGCTGCAGCCGCTGGACACCGTGCTGGACGACAGCATCGGGTGCGCCGTGTGGTTCGCGGCAGGAGGGGCGGGCTTCGTCGCAGGGGGCGGAGACTTGAAGCCCTTCGCGTCATCGGCGAAG GTCATTCTGACTGGAATCGGCGCAGACGAGCAGCTAGCAGGCTACGCCAGACACCGAGTCCGCTTCCAGGCGTCTGGACACGAGGGCCTGATCCGGGAACTGGCGATGGAGctgggcaggatctcctccaggAACCTGGGCCGAGACGACAGAGCGATCGGGGATCACGGGAAAGAGGCGCG ATTCCCCTTCCTGGACGAGGACGTGGTGAGCTACTTGAACTCTCTGCCCGTGTGGGAGAAGGCGGATCTGTCGCTCCCCCGAGGCGTCGGGGAGAAACTCCTCCTCAGACTGACAGCCAGGCGGCTGGGCCTCGGCCAATCGGCCGCCCTGCCCAAGAGAGCCATGCAGTTCGGCTCCCGCATCGCAAAGATGGAGGACAGACGTGAAAAAGCCTCGGACAAATGCGCCAGACTCGTCGCCAGGTAG
- the zgc:136439 gene encoding glucose-1-phosphate adenylyltransferase — MKAVILAAGYGTRLQRDVLADGSGRFAHLVGTAKPLLPVGRSALISHWVRALNASGCVDRVYVVTNALYFAAFEEWASHFSNVQVLSDQTGSNEERLGAVACLHLAVKRFQIEEHLLVIGGDTLFKEDFSLGRLKERFSALQARSDDSCLVLSYRCEDEETGRYGILEVDGDLRAVCMKEKPLPSETASRRACPCFYWLSKKSLPLLDAFIDEKKEAPVEDRDAPGNFVSWLIQRKPVYVHPVSGRFDVGNLNAYIECDLYFRENLQDAASYMV; from the exons ATGAAAGCCGTAATTCTCGCCGCCGGGTACGGAACCCGCCTCCAGAGGGATGTTTTGGCCGACGGCAGCGGGAGGTTCGCTCACCTGGTCGGGACTGCCAAGCCGCTGCTGCCGGTGGGACGGAGTGCGCTAATATCCCACTGGGTCCGGGCCCTGAACGCATCCGGCTGCGTGGACCGCGTCTACGTTGTA accAACGCGCTTTACTTTGCTGCCTTTGAGGAGTGGGCGTCACATTTCTCCAACGTCCAGGTGCTCAGCGATCAGACGGGAAGCAACGAG gagCGTCTCGGGGCCGTGGCCTGCCTGCATCTCGCAGTAAAACGCTTCCAGATCGAGGAGCACCTCTTGGTAATCGGGGG CGACACCCTGTTCAAAGAGGACTTCAGCCTCGGGCGCTTGAAGGAGAGGTTCTCCGCCCTCCAAGCGAGGAGCGACGACAGCTGCCTGGTGCTGTCGTACCGGTGCGAAGACGAGG AAACGGGCAGATACGGGATCCTGGAGGTGGACGGCGATCTCCGCGCGGTCTGCATGAAGGAGAAGCCTCTCCCGTCCGAGACGGCATCGAGGAGAGCC TGTCCGTGTTTCTACTGGTTGTCAAAGAAAAGCCTTCCTCTGTTGGACGCTTTCATCGATGAAAAGAAG GAGGCTCccgtcgaagacagagacgccCCCGGGAACTTCGTGTCGTGGCTCATTCAGAG GAAGCCCGTTTACGTTCATCCCGTTTCTGGACGTTTCGATGTCGGGAACTTGAACGCGTACATCGAGTGCGACCTTTACTTCAGAGAAAACCTTCAGGATGCGGCGTCTTACATGGTGTAG
- the sympk gene encoding symplekin: MTTSERVVDLLNQAALISTDEKLTVLKQVQELIINKDPSLLDNFLDEMIAFQTDKSIDVRKFVIGFIEEACKRDNELLLRLIANLNMLLKDDSVNVVKKAILSLTQLYKVSLQWLVRSKAVSERQEACWDLVTQMKGDVLASLDSENDGVRTHAIKFTESLIITLSPRTSDSDVPKRQEGDVSLDRVPKDHSYIRYDALCGEGKAALARLLKFMVHPAITSINLTTALGSLASVARQRPMFMSEVVQAYETLHANLPPTLAKSQVSSVRKNLKLHLVAVLKHPCSLEFQAQIGTLLLDLGMPQSEITRSTPAPREQRKRARHEQYTEGKKIKMEPNLMEDDEDKEEPAPLSAPKAAAVPAAQSAIDVTAEFLRPLLNPENVANLVLISMVYLPDVMPASFQATYTPVESAGTGAQIKHLARMMATQMTAAGIGPGLSSAKREDVASKEGGSVAEEPGTKDQLIKRKIPAVMVGQAISVVGYTVEAPGAAPAIKRLPEPILPTSQTKMSGAGGRKKVFRLADVVQPLSDGQIENLTSKAVGRILHSEKAIAESGMAHVRVKLLSRLVTQFEGIMKEGVLGFILDDIRTRSDLAFSLLYQEYNTYLSQLPAGLLDSYDHCLYTLLSGLQEKPEQRDGLFTKLVLEAPVITESALDVIRRYCEDESRVYLGMTTLKELIVKRPSRQFQYLHVLLDLSSHEKEKVRTTALAFLKRMYERDQLRDYIEKFALNYMQLLVHPNPPSLLFGADKDTEVAAPWTEDTVRQCLFLYLSLLPLNHRLVHELASVYTEAIADIKRGVLRAIEQPVRGMGMNSPELLLLVENCPKGAETLVTRCLHILTDKVPPSPELVERVRDLYHKRVPDVRFLIPVINGLEKAEVIQALPKLIKLNPIVVKEVFNRLLGTQHSEGSSSVSPLTPGDLLIALHNIDSNKCDMKSIIKATNLCFGEKNVYTSEVLAVVMQQLMEQNPLPMLLMRTVIQSLTMYPRLGGFVMNILSRLIMKQVWKYPKVWEGFVKCCQRTKPQSFSVLLQLPAAQLSSVFERCPELREPLLEHVQSFTPHQQAHIPASIMTVLEGEKKPEPEPKPEEAVEEKEIEPVSAPAEDEAPVAAAPESNTPEPEPEPEPEPEPEPEPERLADEKDDEEPMEQEDPAPETQEESDDVSQVDVEREAEKTSSPPPEPAEELMETSRPETPDLQEEGNDTEADAAEPEEAKSSGEDVEHAHSE; the protein is encoded by the exons ATGACCACCAGTGAAAGG GTGGTGGATCTTCTCAATCAGGCTGCCCTGATATCCACCGATGAAAAGCTGACGGTGCTCaaacag GTCCAGGAGCTCATTATCAACAAGGACCCGTCTCTTCTTGATAACTTCTTGGAC GAGATGATCGCCTTCCAGACCGACAAGTCGATCGACGTGAGAAAATTCGTTATCGGCTTCATCGAGGAGGCGTG CAAACGGGACAACGAGCTTCTCCTCAGGCTGATCGCCAACCTGAACATGCTGCTGAAGGACGACAGCGTGAACGTGGTGAAGAAAGCCATCCTGTCGCTGACCCAGCTGTACAAGGTGTCCCTGCAG TGGTTGGTGCGCTCCAAGGCCGTGTCCGAGAGGCAGGAGGCATGCTGGGATCTGGTCACGCAGATGAAAGGGGACGTCCTCGCCTCGCTGGACTCTGAAAACGACGGCGTGCGAACCCACGCCATCAAGTTCACAGAGTCGCTGATCATCACTCTGTCGCCGCGCACGTCGGACTCGGACGTTCCCAAGCGGCAGGAGGGCGACGTCAGCCTGGACAGAGTTCCCAAAGATCACTCGTACATTCGCTACG ATGCTCTGTGCGGGGAGGGGAAGGCCGCGTTGGCGAGGCTGCTGAAGTTCATGGTCCACCCGGCCATCACCAGCATCAACCTCACCACGGCGCTCGGCTCCTTGGCCTCCGTCGCCCGCCAGAGGCCCATGTTCATGTCGGAGGTGGTGCAGGCGTACGAGACGTTGCACG CAAACCTGCCGCCCACGCTGGCGAAGTCTCAGGTCAGCAGCGTGCGGAAGAACCTGAAGCTCCACCTGGTGGCCGTCCTCAAGCACCCGTGCAGCCTGGAGTTCCAGGCCCAGATCGgcacgctgctgctggaccTGGGGATGCCCCAAAGCGAGATCACCCGCTCCACCCCGGCGCCGCGCGAGCAGCGCAAACGGGCTCGCCACGAACAATACACGGAGGGGAAGAAGATCAAGATGG AACCGAATCTGATGGAGGACgacgaggacaaagaggagcccGCCCCCCTCTCAGCCCCCAAAGCGGCCGCCGTCCCGGCCGCACAGTCGGCCATCGACGTCACGGCCGAGTTCCTGCGCCCGCTGCTCAACCCCGAGAACGTCGCCAACCTG GTGCTCATCAGCATGGTCTACCTGCCCGACGTGATGCCGGCGTCCTTCCAGGCCACGTACACGCCGGTGGAGTCGGCAGGAACCGGCGCTCAGATCAAACATCTGGCGCGGATGATGGCGACGCAGATGACCGCGGCCGGGATCGGTCCAGGTCTGTCCTCGGCG AAGAGAGAGGACGTCGCAAGCAAAGAGGGGGGGAGCGTGGCGGAGGAGCCGGGGACCAAAGACCAGCTCATCAAGCGCAAGATCCCAGCCGTGATGGTGGGACAGGCCATCTCCGTGGTGGGCTACACGGTGGAGGCCCCGGGGGCGGCCCCCGCCATCAAGCGGCTCCCTGAGCCCATCCTACCGACGTCACAGACCAA AATGTCGGGAGCCGGCGGGAGGAAGAAAGTGTTCCGATTGGCCGACGTGGTCCAGCCGTTGTCGGACGGCCAGATCGAAAACTTGACCTCCAAAGCCGTCGGCCGCATCCTGCACTCGGAGAAGGCGATCGCCGAAAGCGGCATGGCCCAC gtcagggTGAAGCTGCTGTCCCGGCTCGTGACGCAGTTCGAGGGGATAATGAAGGAAGGCGTGCTCGGCTTCATCCTGGACGACATCCGGACGAGGAGCGACTTGGccttctctctcctctaccAGGAGTACAACACGTACCTGAGCCAGCTCCCAGCGGGGCTGCTGGACAGCTACGACCACTGCCTGTACACGCTGCTGTCGGGCCTGCAGGAGAAGCCCGAGCAGAGGGACGG GCTCTTCACCAAGCTGGTCCTGGAGGCGCCGGTCATCACGGAGTCGGCGTTGGACGTGATCCGCCGTTACTGCGAGGACGAG TCCCGGGTGTATTTGGGAATGACCACCCTGAAGGAGCTGATCGTCAAGCGGCCCTCGAGGCAGTTCCAGTACCTGCACGTGCTCCTGGATCTCAGCTCGCACGAGAAGGAGAAG GTGCGGACCACCGCTCTGGCTTTCCTCAAGCGCATGTATGAGAGAGACCAGCTGAGGGACTACATTGAGAAGTTCGCTCTGAACTACATGCAGCTCCTGGTCCACCCCAACCCCCCGTCTCTGCTGTTCGGGGCCGACAAAGACACAG AGGTGGCGGCGCCCTGGACGGAAGACACGGTGAGACAGTGTCTGTTCCTCTACCTGTCCCTGCTGCCCCTGAACCACCGGCTGGTCCACGAGCTGGCCTCCGTCTACACCGAGGCCATCGCCGACATCAAGCGCGGCGTCCTCCGAGCCATCGAGCAGCCC GTCCGTGGGATGGGGATGAACTCTcccgagctgctgctcctggtggaaAACTGTCCCAAAGGCGCCGAGACGCTGGTCACCCGCTGTCTGCACATCCTGACGGATAAAG tgcctccgtctccagagcTGGTGGAGCGGGTCAGAGACCTGTACCACAAACGAGTGCCGGACGTTCGGTTCCTGATTCCGGTCATAAACGGCCTCGAGAAG GCCGAAGTCATCCAGGCTCTCCCCAAACTGATCAAACTCAACCCGATCGTGGTGAAGGAGGTGTTCAACCGCCTCCTGGGCACGCAGCACA GTGAGGGGAGTTCGTCCGTGTCACCTCTGACCCCCGGAGACCTGCTGATTGCCTTGCACAACATCGACTCCAACAAATGTGACATGAAGTCCATCATTAAAG CCACCAACCTGTGCTTCGGGGAGAAGAACGTCTACACGTCGGAGGTGTTGGCCGTGGTgatgcagcagctgatggagcaGAACCCCCTCCCCATGCTGCTCATGCGTACCGTCATCCAGTCCCTCACCATGTACCCCCGGCTGGGAGGCTTCGTGATGAACATCCTGTCCCGCCTCATCATGAAGCAG GTGTGGAAGTATCCCAAAGTGTGGGAAGGCTTCGTGAAATGCTGCCAGAGGACGAAGCCTCAGTCGTTCagcgtcctcctgcagctgcccgCCGCGCAGCTGAGCAGCGTGTTCGAGCGCTGCCCGGAGCTGAGGGAGCCGCTCCTCGAGCACGTCCAGTCCTTCACGCCGCACCAG CAAGCCCACATTCCCGCCTCCATCATGACGGTcctggagggagagaaaaaaccagaaccagaacccaaaCCCGAGGAGGCCGTCGAGGAGAAAGAG ATCGAACCGGTTTCTGCCCCGGCTGAAGACGAGGCTCCCGTCGCAGCAGCGCCAGAGTCCAATAcgccagagccagagccagagccagagccagagccagaaccagaaccagaaccagaacgaCTGGCTGACGAGAAAGACGACGAAGAACCGATGGAGCAGGAAGATCCCGCGCCAGAGACGCAGGAGGAAAGCGACGATGTTTCCCAG GTGGACGTggaaagagaggcagagaaaacaTCGTCGCCTCCACCGGAGCCAGCCGAGGAACTGATGGAGACGTCTCGGCCTGAAACTCCAGACCTCCAGGAGGAGGGAAATGACACCGAAGCGGACGCCGCCGAGCCGGAAGAGGCTAAAAGCAGCGGCGAGGATGTGGAACACGCCCACTCGGAATAA